The Lysobacter capsici genome has a segment encoding these proteins:
- the cyoB gene encoding cytochrome o ubiquinol oxidase subunit I, translated as MSDQSNLTQSIFGRLSWDAIPLHEPILIATFAMVVLGGLAVLALITRYKLWGYLWKEWFTSIDHKKIGIMYMVLGLVMLLRGFADALMMRLQQAMAFGDNAGYLPPEHYDQIFTAHGVIMIFFVAMPLVTGFMNYLVPLQIGARDVAFPFLNNFSFWMTACGAGLVMLSLFVGEFAKTGWLAYPPLSGIAYSPGVGVDYYIWALQIAGVGTLLSGINLIATIVKMRAPGMTMMRMPVFTWTSLCTNVLIVAAFPVLTAVLLLLSLDRYAGTNFFTNDLGGNPMMYVNLIWIWGHPEVYILILPCFGIFSEIVSTFSGKRLFGYASMVYATVVITILSYLVWLHHFFTMGSGASVNSFFGITTMIISIPTGAKIFNWLFTMYRGRIRFEVPMLWTIGFMVTFTIGGMTGVLLAVPPADFVLHNSLFLIAHFHNVIIGGVLFGLFAGINFWWPKAFGFKLDAFWGKCSFWFWITGFFFAFMPLYVLGLMGVTRRVNHFEDPSLQIWFIIAAFGAVLIALGIASMLIQFVVSIRRRHELRDETGDPWQGRTLEWSTSSPPPDYNFAFTPVVHDNDAWHDMKQRGYQRPRSGFLDVHMPKNTAAGLVIAVLSTICAFGLIWQMWLFAGVAFAAMLIAAIVHTFNYKRDYHIPAAEVTATEDKYTQQLAAAHV; from the coding sequence ATGTCTGACCAATCCAACCTCACCCAGTCGATCTTCGGCCGGCTCAGCTGGGACGCGATCCCGCTGCACGAGCCGATCCTGATCGCCACCTTCGCCATGGTCGTGCTCGGCGGCCTGGCCGTGCTCGCGCTGATCACCCGCTACAAGCTGTGGGGGTATCTGTGGAAGGAATGGTTCACCAGCATCGATCACAAGAAGATCGGCATCATGTACATGGTGCTGGGCTTGGTGATGCTGCTGCGCGGCTTCGCCGACGCGCTGATGATGCGCCTGCAGCAGGCGATGGCCTTCGGCGATAACGCCGGCTATCTGCCGCCGGAACACTACGATCAGATCTTCACCGCGCACGGCGTGATCATGATCTTTTTCGTGGCCATGCCGCTGGTCACCGGCTTCATGAACTACCTGGTGCCGCTGCAGATCGGTGCGCGCGACGTCGCCTTCCCCTTCCTCAACAACTTCAGCTTCTGGATGACCGCCTGCGGCGCCGGGCTGGTGATGCTGTCGCTGTTCGTCGGCGAGTTCGCCAAGACCGGCTGGCTGGCGTATCCGCCGCTGTCGGGCATCGCCTACAGTCCCGGGGTCGGGGTCGACTACTACATATGGGCGCTGCAGATAGCCGGCGTGGGCACCTTGCTATCGGGCATCAACCTGATCGCGACCATCGTCAAGATGCGCGCGCCCGGCATGACCATGATGCGCATGCCGGTGTTCACCTGGACCTCGCTGTGCACCAACGTGCTGATCGTCGCCGCGTTCCCGGTGCTGACCGCGGTGCTGCTGCTGTTGTCGCTGGACCGCTACGCCGGCACCAACTTCTTCACGAACGATCTCGGCGGCAACCCGATGATGTACGTGAACCTGATCTGGATCTGGGGCCACCCGGAGGTCTACATCCTGATCCTGCCGTGCTTCGGCATCTTCTCCGAGATCGTCTCGACCTTCAGCGGCAAGCGCCTGTTCGGCTACGCCTCGATGGTCTACGCGACCGTGGTGATCACGATCCTGTCGTACCTGGTGTGGCTGCACCACTTCTTCACCATGGGCTCGGGCGCCAGCGTCAACTCGTTCTTCGGCATCACCACGATGATCATCTCGATCCCCACGGGGGCGAAGATCTTCAACTGGCTGTTCACCATGTACCGCGGCCGCATCCGCTTCGAAGTGCCGATGCTGTGGACGATCGGCTTCATGGTCACCTTCACCATCGGCGGCATGACCGGCGTGCTGCTGGCGGTGCCGCCGGCCGACTTCGTCCTGCACAACAGCCTGTTCCTGATCGCCCACTTCCATAACGTGATCATCGGCGGCGTGCTGTTCGGCCTGTTCGCCGGCATCAACTTCTGGTGGCCCAAGGCATTCGGCTTCAAGCTCGATGCGTTCTGGGGCAAATGCTCGTTCTGGTTCTGGATCACTGGCTTCTTCTTCGCCTTCATGCCGCTGTACGTGCTGGGCCTGATGGGCGTGACCCGCCGCGTCAATCACTTCGAAGACCCGTCCCTGCAGATCTGGTTCATCATCGCCGCGTTCGGCGCGGTGCTGATCGCGCTGGGCATCGCCAGCATGCTGATCCAGTTCGTTGTCAGCATCCGCCGCCGCCACGAACTGCGCGACGAAACCGGCGATCCGTGGCAGGGCCGCACGCTGGAATGGTCGACCTCCTCGCCGCCGCCGGACTACAACTTCGCCTTCACCCCGGTGGTGCACGACAACGACGCCTGGCACGACATGAAGCAGCGCGGCTATCAGCGTCCGCGGTCGGGCTTCCTCGACGTGCACATGCCCAAGAACACCGCCGCCGGCCTGGTCATCGCCGTGCTCAGCACGATCTGCGCGTTCGGCCTGATCTGGCAGATGTGGCTGTTCGCCGGCGTGGCCTTCGCCGCGATGCTGATCGCCGCGATCGTGCACACCTTCAACTACAAGCGCGACTACCACATCCCGGCGGCCGAAGTGACGGCCACCGAGGACAAGTACACGCAGCAACTGGCCGCCGCCCATGTCTGA
- the cyoC gene encoding cytochrome o ubiquinol oxidase subunit III gives MSDAHAIATHTADGRPVFFDAQGKHHPQNGTLLGFWLYLMSDCLVFACLFAVYGVLGRSYAAGPSGADLFDLQLVAINTSMLLLSSITYGFAMISMKRRKLAAVQGWLAITGVFGLAFIGLELYEFAHLIHEGAGPQRSAFLSSFFALVGTHGLHVTFGIVWLVTLMAQLGKHGLTVENRRRLMCLSMFWHFLDVVWIGVFTFVYLMGVLP, from the coding sequence ATGTCTGACGCACACGCCATCGCCACCCACACCGCCGACGGACGTCCGGTCTTCTTCGACGCCCAGGGCAAGCATCATCCGCAAAACGGCACCCTGCTCGGGTTCTGGCTGTACCTGATGAGCGACTGCCTGGTGTTCGCCTGCCTGTTCGCGGTCTACGGCGTGCTCGGCCGCAGCTACGCGGCCGGCCCGTCGGGCGCGGATCTGTTCGATCTGCAACTGGTCGCGATCAACACCTCGATGCTGCTGCTGTCGTCGATCACCTACGGCTTCGCGATGATCTCGATGAAGCGGCGCAAACTCGCCGCGGTACAGGGCTGGCTGGCGATCACCGGCGTGTTCGGCCTGGCCTTCATCGGCCTGGAACTGTACGAGTTCGCGCATCTGATCCATGAAGGCGCCGGCCCGCAGCGCAGCGCGTTCCTGTCCTCGTTCTTCGCCCTGGTCGGCACCCACGGCCTGCACGTGACCTTCGGCATCGTCTGGCTGGTCACCTTGATGGCGCAGCTCGGCAAACACGGTCTGACCGTGGAAAACCGCCGCCGCCTGATGTGCCTGTCGATGTTCTGGCATTTCCTCGACGTCGTGTGGATCGGCGTCTTCACCTTCGTTTACCTGATGGGAGTGCTGCCGTGA
- a CDS encoding SURF1 family protein — protein MTATTKRPRSRFALAAVSLLFLAAFAGLIALGVWQIQRRAWKLDLIQRVDARVHAPPGAAPGPADWPTVSADRDEYKHVQLEGQYLPVAATRVQAVAELGPGFWLLQPFQTTGGDIVLINRGFVPNKRKAAEADAAPSDTHVTGLLRLSEPGGGFLRKNAPAQNRWYSRDVQAIAARLGLKQVAPYFIDADRAAPLPSDPKVEPTWPVGGLTVIKFPNSHLSYALTWFALALMVVFAAWRVYLEERRRRRSHGA, from the coding sequence ATGACCGCGACCACCAAGCGCCCGCGCAGCCGCTTCGCCCTGGCGGCCGTGTCGTTGCTGTTCCTCGCCGCCTTCGCGGGCCTGATCGCACTGGGCGTGTGGCAAATCCAGCGCCGCGCCTGGAAACTCGACCTGATCCAGCGCGTCGACGCGCGCGTACACGCCCCGCCCGGCGCCGCGCCCGGCCCGGCCGACTGGCCCACCGTCAGCGCCGATCGCGACGAGTACAAGCATGTCCAGCTCGAAGGCCAGTACCTGCCGGTCGCGGCCACGCGCGTGCAGGCGGTCGCCGAACTCGGCCCGGGTTTCTGGCTGCTGCAGCCGTTCCAGACCACCGGCGGCGACATCGTCCTGATCAACCGCGGCTTCGTGCCGAACAAGCGCAAGGCCGCCGAAGCCGACGCAGCGCCCAGCGACACCCACGTCACCGGCCTGCTGCGCCTGAGCGAGCCCGGCGGCGGTTTCCTGCGCAAGAACGCGCCGGCGCAGAACCGCTGGTACTCGCGCGACGTGCAGGCGATCGCGGCCAGGCTCGGCCTCAAACAGGTCGCGCCCTACTTCATCGACGCCGATCGCGCCGCGCCGCTGCCGAGCGATCCCAAGGTCGAGCCGACTTGGCCGGTCGGCGGGCTGACGGTGATAAAGTTTCCCAACAGCCACCTGTCCTACGCATTGACCTGGTTCGCGCTGGCGCTGATGGTCGTGTTCGCCGCCTGGCGCGTGTACCTGGAAGAGCGCCGCCGGCGACGCAGC
- the cyoD gene encoding cytochrome o ubiquinol oxidase subunit IV, with protein sequence MSHPVAPQHHDNDHAHAHGHDSAHDDGDDYHGTIGGYAIGFVLSLILTAIPFWLVMAKVLPSSGMTAFVVLAFAVVQIVVHMVYFLHMNTKSEGGWNMLALIFTLVLVVIMLAGSLWVMHHLNTNMMPMPHDMRNMP encoded by the coding sequence GTGAGCCATCCGGTCGCCCCGCAACACCACGACAACGATCATGCCCACGCGCACGGCCACGACAGCGCGCACGACGACGGCGACGATTACCACGGCACCATCGGCGGTTATGCGATCGGTTTCGTGCTGTCGCTGATCCTCACCGCGATCCCGTTCTGGCTGGTGATGGCCAAGGTGCTGCCGAGCTCGGGCATGACCGCGTTCGTGGTCCTGGCCTTCGCGGTCGTGCAGATCGTCGTGCACATGGTCTACTTCCTGCACATGAACACGAAGTCGGAGGGCGGTTGGAACATGCTCGCGCTGATCTTCACCCTGGTGCTGGTGGTGATCATGCTGGCCGGCTCGCTGTGGGTCATGCATCACCTCAACACCAACATGATGCCGATGCCGCACGATATGCGGAACATGCCCTGA
- a CDS encoding MbtH family protein, with protein MSNPFEDPNGTFLVLVNDENQHSLWPEFAEIPAGWRSVHGPAERQTCLDYVEKNWTDMRPLSLIKAMEQHGG; from the coding sequence ATGAGCAATCCCTTCGAAGACCCCAACGGCACCTTCCTGGTTCTGGTCAACGACGAGAACCAGCATTCGCTATGGCCCGAATTCGCCGAAATCCCGGCCGGCTGGCGCAGCGTCCACGGCCCGGCCGAGCGCCAGACGTGCCTGGACTACGTCGAGAAGAATTGGACGGATATGCGTCCTTTGAGTCTGATCAAGGCGATGGAGCAGCATGGAGGTTGA
- a CDS encoding pyridoxal phosphate-dependent decarboxylase family protein produces MTELNFHGRKTLPARGQPWNELQVAMSDMRGDDPDWRYGPPLNVYYAGEDVLDVARRAYAMFICEDALAPAAFPSLRRMQDDIVAISLSLLGGGDDAVGTMTSGGSESIVLAVRSAHRAFRARHPGVRRPHLLMPSSAHPAYDKAADLMGVDVVRVSIGGDYRASVDVLAQCISSETMMIVASAPSLPFGAIDPVEDIARLAREYEVWLHVDACVGGFLAPHVACFLPGLPRFDLSIPGVRSLSADLHKFGYAAKGASVLLYADAEDQEYQHFEYFDWPKGVYRTDTLSGTRPGGAVAAAWAVLHYLGESGYRALAQRVMHIRDRYIEGIERIPGLHLLGAPHLSVIAFGSDEYDIHLIGDAMQARGWPVSRLSNPAALHLTLTPGHDQSMDAYLSDLERAVHQRERGALRSQSRTVVAY; encoded by the coding sequence ATGACTGAGCTCAATTTTCACGGTCGCAAGACCCTGCCCGCCCGGGGCCAGCCCTGGAACGAACTGCAGGTCGCCATGTCGGACATGCGCGGCGACGACCCCGACTGGCGCTACGGCCCGCCCTTGAACGTGTACTACGCCGGCGAGGACGTGCTCGACGTCGCCCGCCGCGCCTACGCCATGTTCATCTGTGAGGATGCGCTGGCGCCGGCGGCGTTTCCCAGCCTGCGCCGGATGCAGGACGACATCGTCGCCATTTCGCTGTCGCTGCTCGGCGGCGGCGACGACGCGGTCGGCACCATGACCAGCGGCGGCAGCGAAAGCATCGTGCTCGCGGTACGCAGCGCGCATCGCGCGTTCCGCGCGCGCCATCCCGGCGTGCGTCGCCCGCATCTGCTGATGCCGTCCAGCGCGCATCCGGCCTACGACAAGGCCGCCGATCTGATGGGCGTGGACGTGGTGCGGGTGTCGATCGGCGGCGACTACCGCGCCAGCGTCGACGTGCTGGCGCAGTGCATTTCCTCGGAAACCATGATGATCGTCGCCTCGGCTCCGTCGCTGCCGTTCGGCGCCATCGACCCGGTCGAGGACATCGCCCGACTCGCGCGCGAATACGAGGTGTGGCTGCACGTGGACGCCTGCGTCGGCGGCTTCCTCGCCCCGCACGTGGCGTGCTTCCTGCCCGGACTGCCGCGTTTCGACCTGAGCATTCCCGGCGTGCGTTCGCTGTCGGCCGACCTGCACAAGTTCGGTTACGCCGCCAAGGGCGCGTCGGTGCTGTTGTATGCCGACGCCGAGGATCAGGAGTACCAGCACTTTGAATACTTCGACTGGCCCAAGGGTGTCTACCGCACTGACACCCTGAGCGGCACGCGTCCGGGCGGCGCGGTCGCCGCGGCCTGGGCGGTGCTGCATTACCTGGGCGAATCGGGCTATCGCGCCCTGGCCCAGCGGGTGATGCACATCCGCGACCGCTACATCGAAGGTATCGAGCGCATTCCCGGATTGCACCTGCTCGGCGCGCCGCATCTGAGCGTGATCGCGTTCGGCTCCGACGAATACGACATCCACCTGATCGGCGACGCGATGCAGGCGCGCGGCTGGCCCGTCAGCCGCCTGTCCAATCCGGCCGCCTTGCACCTGACCCTGACTCCGGGCCACGACCAGAGCATGGACGCTTACCTCAGCGACCTGGAGCGCGCCGTCCACCAACGCGAACGCGGCGCGCTGCGTTCGCAATCGCGGACGGTGGTCGCGTACTGA
- the cyoA gene encoding ubiquinol oxidase subunit II codes for MAALTLLAGCNTLVLNPPGDVAAQQGDLIVVSTVLMLLIIVPVIGLTLFFAWRYRASNKSATYKPDWDHSTQLELLIWAAPLLIIIVLGAITWVSTHTLDPYRPLHRVAAGRPVPADVKPLVVEVVALDWKWLFLYPEQNIATVNELAAPVDRPIHFKITASTVMNSFYIPALAGQIYAMPGMETQLHAVMNAPGNYEGFSANYSGAGFSGMRFRFHGMDQAGFDQWVAQNRASGNTLQRADYLKLEMPSEKESVRRYGAVAPGLYKAILNRCVDSSKMCMDEMMMIDASGGLGLNTNALAPRRKGDLRGGPVVTSAMCVTEPTATPNWGVASLAP; via the coding sequence GTGGCCGCCCTGACGCTGCTGGCCGGCTGCAACACCCTCGTGCTGAATCCGCCCGGCGACGTGGCGGCCCAGCAAGGCGACCTCATCGTGGTGTCGACCGTGCTGATGCTGCTGATCATCGTGCCGGTGATCGGGCTGACGCTGTTCTTCGCCTGGCGCTATCGCGCATCCAACAAGAGCGCGACCTACAAGCCCGACTGGGACCATTCGACCCAGCTCGAGCTGCTGATCTGGGCCGCGCCGCTGCTGATCATCATCGTGCTCGGCGCGATCACCTGGGTCAGCACCCACACCCTCGATCCCTATCGCCCGCTGCACCGCGTCGCCGCCGGCCGCCCGGTTCCGGCCGACGTCAAGCCGCTGGTGGTCGAAGTGGTCGCGCTGGATTGGAAGTGGCTGTTCCTGTACCCGGAACAGAACATCGCCACGGTCAACGAACTGGCCGCGCCGGTCGATCGGCCGATCCACTTCAAGATCACCGCCTCGACCGTGATGAACTCGTTCTACATCCCCGCCCTGGCCGGCCAGATCTACGCCATGCCGGGCATGGAAACCCAGTTGCACGCGGTGATGAATGCGCCGGGCAACTACGAAGGCTTCTCGGCGAACTACAGCGGCGCCGGTTTCTCCGGCATGCGTTTCCGCTTCCACGGCATGGATCAGGCCGGCTTCGACCAGTGGGTCGCGCAGAACCGCGCCAGCGGCAACACCCTGCAGCGCGCCGATTATCTCAAGCTCGAGATGCCCAGCGAAAAGGAATCGGTGCGCCGCTACGGCGCGGTCGCGCCGGGCCTGTACAAGGCGATCCTCAACCGCTGCGTCGACTCATCGAAGATGTGCATGGACGAGATGATGATGATCGACGCCAGCGGCGGCCTGGGCCTGAACACCAACGCGCTGGCGCCGCGACGCAAGGGCGACCTGCGCGGCGGCCCGGTGGTGACCTCGGCGATGTGCGTGACCGAACCGACCGCGACGCCGAACTGGGGCGTCGCCTCGCTGGCGCCGTGA
- a CDS encoding MFS transporter produces the protein MHTPNLANPDSSQTVSVHDTGSHAEVAPGDIAVGVVIGRASEYFDFFVYGIASVLVFPSLFFPFLGKLEGTLWSFAIFSLAFIARPIGTVTFMWIQRRWDRSTKLTIALFLLGTCTAGIAFLPSFGTAGSLSIVLLSLFRIGQGIALGGSWDGLPSLLALNAPKERRGWYAMLGQLGAPVGFIIAAALFAYLNTSLPRADFLDWGWRYPFFAAFAINVVALFARLRLVVTHEYARELGEHELEPTPVLELFQAKGRHVVIGAFAALASYALFHIVTIFPLSWILLYSDQSVSQFLVVQIVGACLAAGAVVASGLIADRFGRPRTLAALAAAIAMFSGFAPTLLGSGELGQDVFILIGFVLLGLSYGQAAGSVTANFGSKYRYTGAALTSDLAWLIGAAFAPLVALGLCAHFGLGFVGVYLLSGAVCTMAALGVNRALNIRS, from the coding sequence ATGCATACGCCAAATCTCGCAAACCCGGATTCCTCCCAGACCGTGTCGGTCCACGACACCGGTTCGCATGCCGAAGTGGCGCCGGGCGACATCGCGGTCGGCGTGGTGATCGGCCGCGCCTCGGAGTACTTCGACTTCTTCGTCTACGGCATCGCCTCGGTGCTGGTGTTCCCGTCGCTCTTTTTCCCGTTCCTGGGCAAGCTCGAAGGCACGCTGTGGTCGTTCGCGATCTTCTCGCTGGCGTTCATCGCGCGGCCGATCGGCACGGTCACGTTCATGTGGATCCAGCGCCGGTGGGACCGCAGCACCAAGCTCACCATCGCCTTGTTCCTGCTCGGCACTTGCACCGCGGGCATCGCGTTCCTGCCGAGTTTCGGTACGGCCGGTTCGTTGTCGATCGTGCTGCTGTCCTTGTTCCGGATCGGCCAGGGCATCGCACTCGGCGGATCGTGGGACGGCCTGCCGTCGTTGCTCGCGCTCAATGCGCCGAAGGAACGCCGCGGCTGGTACGCGATGCTCGGTCAGCTCGGTGCGCCGGTCGGCTTCATCATCGCCGCCGCGCTGTTCGCCTATCTCAACACCAGCCTGCCGCGCGCCGACTTCCTCGACTGGGGCTGGCGTTATCCGTTCTTCGCCGCGTTCGCGATCAACGTGGTCGCGCTGTTCGCGCGTCTGCGTCTGGTCGTCACCCACGAATACGCCCGCGAACTGGGCGAGCACGAACTCGAGCCCACGCCGGTGCTGGAACTGTTCCAGGCCAAGGGCCGGCATGTGGTGATCGGCGCGTTCGCCGCGCTGGCGAGCTATGCGCTGTTCCACATCGTGACGATTTTCCCGCTGTCGTGGATCCTGCTGTACTCGGACCAGTCGGTGAGCCAGTTCCTGGTGGTGCAGATCGTCGGCGCCTGTCTGGCCGCGGGCGCGGTGGTGGCGTCGGGCTTGATCGCCGACCGCTTCGGCCGTCCGCGCACCTTGGCCGCATTGGCCGCGGCGATCGCGATGTTCAGCGGTTTCGCGCCGACTCTGCTGGGCTCGGGCGAACTGGGCCAGGACGTGTTCATCCTGATCGGCTTCGTGCTGCTGGGCCTGTCCTACGGCCAGGCCGCCGGTTCGGTGACCGCGAACTTCGGTTCGAAGTATCGCTACACCGGCGCGGCGTTGACCTCGGACCTGGCCTGGTTGATCGGCGCGGCGTTCGCACCGCTGGTGGCGCTGGGGTTGTGCGCGCACTTCGGGCTGGGGTTTGTCGGCGTGTATCTGTTGTCGGGCGCGGTTTGCACGATGGCGGCGCTGGGGGTCAACCGGGCTTTGAATATTCGTAGTTGA